The Astyanax mexicanus isolate ESR-SI-001 chromosome 12, AstMex3_surface, whole genome shotgun sequence genome window below encodes:
- the LOC111192733 gene encoding uncharacterized protein LOC111192733, protein MGRPAALLVLCVCWGQCVLLSVSQLLSPSVSLASVRRRTGCIKVNQCKCILWDGSGLIDLQSLGDAQGFLERTRHVPHEDPPQDTEVLLSFSPCLPFSEPEEFPVTDCTDVAACLILRSKTHTNRYVNYGRHEGNKFHYNESTKTLSVFYLASSSHSEAQTVVHYHCSTNRSISYSLSFSLAPPLQIRVESPCCCPNACTLLDVGPGTIFLIILCLSITAYFILGSCALRPFRSSSGVQIVPEDSVWCMPCYQLTDRPSGTKRRRHCSLREETL, encoded by the exons ATGGGACGTCCTGCAGCTCTGCTGGTTCTCTGCGTGTGTTGGGGACAGTGTGTCCTGCTGTCTGTGTCTCAGCTGCTGTCCCCGTCTGTGTCTCTGGCGTCGGTGAGAAGGAGGACAGGCTGTATTAAAGTGAATCAGTGTAAGTGTATCCTGTGGGACGGGAGCGGCCTGATTGACCTGCAGTCGCTGGGGGACGCTCAGGGGTTCCTGGAGCGCACCAGACACGTCCCGCATGAGGATCCGCCGCAGGACACCGAGGTCCTGCTCTCCTTCAGCCCGTGTCTCCCCTTCTCTGAGCCGGAGGAGTTCCCTGTCACCGACTGCACTGACGTGGCCGCCTGCCTGATTTTAAG GAGTAAAACTCATACAAATCGTTATGTGAACTACGGACGACACGAGGGAAATAAATTTCACTATAATGAATCAACGAAGACTCTCTCCGTCTTCTATTTAG CCTCCTCCTCTCACTCTGAGGCTCAGACCGTGGTTCACTATCACTGCAGCACCAACCGCTCCATCTCCTACAGCCTGAGCTTCAGTCTCGCTCCGCCCCTGCAGATCCGGGTGGAGAGCCCCTGCTGCTGCCCCAACGCCTGCACCCTGCTGGACGTGGGGCCGGGTACCATCTTCCTCATCATCCTCTGCCTCAGCATCACTGCTTACTTCATCCTGG GTTCTTGTGCTCTGAGGCCGTTCAGGAGCAGTAGTGGTGTGCAGATCGTGCCGGAGGACAGCGTGTGGTGCATGCCCTGCTACCAGCTCACCGACCGACCGAGCGGCACCAAGCGCCGGAGACACTGTTCCCTGAGAGAGGAAACCCTGTAA